The proteins below come from a single Drosophila kikkawai strain 14028-0561.14 chromosome 3R, DkikHiC1v2, whole genome shotgun sequence genomic window:
- the LOC108084937 gene encoding circadian clock-controlled protein daywake: protein MLIKVAKFLSFLVALATATEAAKYLAEKPDFLTPCVLEDANFNRCLNANFQAFFRQWKDGIPGYNAVPSFDPLYIKRVKFAQDASRTIAINADLKEVYVTGAGQAVVKEASYDPQRYVAKALILVPKMRFTFEYKVKGHVVALNLNGQGTGYFESENALIYLEMHVKPRVTPEGTFADVQSVKVNFREIKQFHIELKNLFGGNKDLEDTSHQLFNENWRDFYEVMRPAVEQTVSGVLLDRFKKTFNYVPATYLIKDFH, encoded by the exons ATGCTGATCAAAGTGGCCAAGTTCCTGAGTTTTTTGGTGGCACTGGCAACGGCCACCGAAGCTGCCAAATATCTGGCTGAAAAAC CCGACTTCCTTACCCCTTGCGTCTTGGAGGATGCCAACTTCAATCGCTGCCTGAATGCCAATTTCCAGGCATTCTTCCGTCAGTGGAAAGATGGCATTCCCGGCTATAATGCTGTACCCTCCTTCGATCCCCTCTACATCAAGCGGGTGAAATTCGCCCAGGATGCCAGCAGGACTATAGCTATAAATGCAGATCTAAAGGAGGTCTATGTCACAGGAGCAGGCCAGGCTGTGGTCAAGGAAGCCAG CTACGATCCCCAACGATATGTGGCCAAGGCCTTGATACTTGTTCCGAAGATGCGCTTCACCTTTGAGTACAAGGTCAAGGGTCATGTGGTGGCCCTGAATCTAAATGGGCAAGGCACCGGTTACTTTGAATCTG AAAACGCTCTGATTTACCTGGAAATGCATGTGAAGCCGCGGGTCACGCCCGAGGGCACCTTCGCAGATGTCCAGAGCGTAAAGGTCAATTTCCGAGAGATCAAGCAGTTCCACATCGAGCTGAAGAATCTCTTTGGAGGCAACAAGGATCTGGAGGACACCTCCCACCAGCTGTTCAACGAAAACTGGCGCGATTTCTACGAAGTTATGCGTCCTGCAGTGGAGCAAACGGTTAGTGGAGTGCTCCTAGATCGATTCAAGAAGACCTTTAACTATGTGCCAGCCACCTACTTGATCAAAGACTTTCACTAA
- the Cpr97Eb gene encoding uncharacterized protein Cpr97Eb, giving the protein MKLPLSATLVLLLVAAHSAYAQHQDYTTPVPILKQIDKHNDDGSYTYGYEAADKSFKIETKYANGEVYGKYGYVDDQGKVREIEYGASKRGFEPAGSHINVPPPTLTNSNPYPLGPNELDDGQYREDPAVYYKDQKFNRPLAPASKFSLNDFGRGHQQQPQAYAPQQPQQPYYSPAPPQQQYYNPPAPQPRFYQPQNNYYNPQPHQQPYAGLPQQHHPSLRNLNLYTGSYSIDYTGRK; this is encoded by the exons ATGAAATTG CCCTTAAGCGCAACCCTTGTCCTCCTCCTGGTGGCGGCCCACAGTGCGTATGCGCAACACCAGGACTACACCACACCCGTGCCCATACTGAAGCAGATCGACAAGCACAACGACGACGGATCTTACACCTACGGTTATGAGGCAGCGGACAAGAGCTTCAAGATCGAGACCAAGTACGCCAACGGCGAGGTCTACGGCAAGTACGGCTACGTGGACGACCAGGGCAAGGTGCGGGAGATTGAGTACGGGGCGAGCAAGCGGGGCTTCGAGCCCGCCGGCAGTCACATCAATGTTCCGCCCCCGACCTTGACCAACAGCAATCCGTATCCGCTGGGCCCTAACGAGCTGGACGATGGTCAGTACCGCGAGGATCCGGCCGTCTACTACAAGGATCAGAAGTTCAACAGGCCCCTAGCGCCGGCCAGTAAATTCAGCCTCAATGATTTTGGACgtggccaccagcagcagcctcagGCTTATGCCCCTCAGCAGCCCCAGCAACCCTACTATAGCCCTGCCCCCCCTCAGCAGCAGTACTACAATCCCCCGGCCCCGCAGCCCCGCTTCTATCAGCCGCAGAACAACTACTACAACCCCCAGCCGCACCAGCAACCCTATGCAGGATTgccgcagcagcatcatcCGTCTCTGAGGAACCTCAACCTGTACACGGGATCCTACAGCATCGACTATACGGGCAGGAAGTAG